One stretch of Pelmatolapia mariae isolate MD_Pm_ZW linkage group LG3_W, Pm_UMD_F_2, whole genome shotgun sequence DNA includes these proteins:
- the LOC134623260 gene encoding uncharacterized protein LOC134623260, translated as MIRILLFLGLASSIWTFVLKRTPTVFEAKEDDNITIRLDSQLQADVSLADMMCVFHSDVTKILFKMIRGVEDSESQDEQFAGRVQTDRDALRGGRIRLHLSRVTAEDSGSYRCDVAADYDDSLKRWRLETNENFVLSVGQTSDGNSTYVVLKPLIFGPPKGFASLHMIARKIKVDDKKKLLIAGDTEVNSGLPLKDGGPKPAEERACHEKISLFVLMAFLNVATAGVVVLFIRGLCNLLRW; from the exons ATGATCAGGATCCTTCTGTTTCTCGGCCTGGCGTCCTCTATCT GGACGTTTGTTTTGAAAAGGACTCCGACTGTCTTTGAGGCCAAGGAGGACGACAACATCACCATCAGATTGGACAGTCAGCTCCAAGCTGACGTGTCTCTGGCTGACATGATGTGTGTTTTCCACTCAGACGTCACTAAGATTTTGTTTAAAATGATCAGAGGAGTGGAGGACTCTGAGTCTCAGGATGAGCAGTTTGCAGGACGAGTTCAGACTGACAGAGACGCTCTGAGAGGAGGACGAATCAGACTTCATCTGTCCAGAGTCACAGCTGAAGACTCTGGAAGCTACAGGTGTGACGTGGCTGCCGACTACGACGACAGTCTGAAGAGATGGAGGCTCGAGACAAATG AAAATTTTGTTTTGAGTGTGGGTCAAACCTCTGATGGAAACAGCACTTATGTCGTACTGAAACCTCTGATATTTGGACCACCAAAAG GTTTTGCGTCTCTGCACATGATTGCGAGGAAAATAAAGGTGGAcgacaaaaaaaaacttttgattGCAGGTGATACTGAAGTTAATTCAGGACTTCCTTTGAAAGACGGTG GTCCAAAGCCAGCAGAAGAAAGGGCATGTCATGAAAAAATCTCATTATTTGTTCTGATGGCATTTTTAAATGTGGCAACTGCAGGAGTTGTAGTACTTTTCATAAGAGGTCTTTGTAACCTGTTACGATGGTAA
- the LOC134624540 gene encoding uncharacterized protein LOC134624540 encodes MCEDVAPSFTRPAAPEFYSHGALSTVIAGEKMICRILLLIILTSCVSGSFVVNVTQTSYQAEENHNITLEWTFTTKPDNSTNSVSIICQQMTNYETSGFYHVSKGSEVSESQDAKFSGRVQSDKDALREGRIRLQLSRLRTDDSGLYLCEVKTEYDYGFDYCRLSIRAAAVHSKPQGSTLSPSAHTWMQRTVLYTPLGLKLAALLGFAVLLVNRFCALRCHTRLRRYKNLI; translated from the exons atGTGTGAGGATGTAGCTCCGTCCTTCACTCGCCCAGCAGCACCAGAGTTTTATTCCCACGGTGCCCTGTCCACAGTCATCGCAGG GGAGAAGATGATCTGCAGGATCCTGCTGCTCATCATCCTCACCTCATGTGTCTCTG GATCATTTGTAGTCAATGTGACACAGACCTCCTATCAGGCAGAGGAGAACCACAACATCACACTGGAGTGGACGTTCACCACCAAACCTGACAACTCCACAAACTCTGTTTCCATCATCTGTCAACAGATGACTAATTATGAAACCTCGGGCTTCTATCATGTGTCCAAAGGTtctgaggtgtcagagtctCAGGATGCAAAGTTTTCAGGACGAGTCCAGAGTGACAAAGACGCCCTCAGAGAAGGACGAATCAGACTTCAACTGTCCAGACTCAGGACTGATGACTCGGGTCTGTACCTGTGTGAGGTGAAAACCGAGTATGATTATGGCTTTGACTACTGTCGACTCAGCATACGTG CAGCTGCTGTTCATTCCAAACCTCAGGGATCAACTTTGAGTCCATCAGCACACACCTGGATGCAAAGGACGGTCCTCTACACTCCACTGGGACTCAAACTGGCAGCTTTACTTGGCTTTGCAGTTTTACTGGTTAATCGCTTCTGTGCCTTAAGATGTCATACTCGGCTGAGAAGATACAaaaatttaatataa